A genome region from Camelina sativa cultivar DH55 chromosome 10, Cs, whole genome shotgun sequence includes the following:
- the LOC104716871 gene encoding probable protein phosphatase 2C 61 translates to MGFCSCISSGGSTDRNQIYEITDYGQENAVLYSDHHDVPQDFGSVSSLAGGKGLNQDAAILHLGYGTEEGALCGVFDGHGEKGEFVSKIVRNQLPSILLGHMNNHSVTRDWKLICETTCLEMDKRILKVKKIHDCSSSGTTAVLAVKHGNQVMVANLGDSRAVMIGTSENGETKVVQLTNDLKPSVPSEADRIRKRNGRVLALESEPHILRVWLPTENRPGLAMSRAFGDFLLKSYGVIATPQVSTHQITPRDQFLLLASDGVWDVLSNEEVATVVMKSGSEAGAANAVAEAATNAWIQKYPTANIDDISVVCLPLNTKHCP, encoded by the exons atggGATTTTGTTCGTGTATATCCTCAGGAGGATCAACTGATCGTAATCAGATTTATGAGATAACTGATTATGGACAAGAGAATGCAGTTTTATACTCTGACCACCATGATGTTCCTCAAGACTTTGGCTCTGTCTCTTCTTTAGCTGGAGGAAAGGGCTTGAACCAAGATGCTGCCATTCTCCACCTG GGATATGGAACAGAAGAAGGAGCGTTATGTGGAGTGTTTGATGGGCATGGAGAGAAAGGTGAATTCGTAAGCAAGATCGTAAGGAACCAGTTGCCATCTATACTCTTAGGTCATATGAATAATCATTCAGTGACTCGAGACTGGAAACTCATTTGCGAAACTACGTGTTTGGAGATGGACAAAAGAATTCTTAAAGTTAAAAAGATTCATGATTGCTCTTCTTCTGGAACCACTGCTGTTCTCGCTGTTAAACAT GGAAATCAAGTGATGGTGGCAAATCTTGGAGACTCGAGGGCTGTGATGATTGGAACAAGTGAAAATGGAGAAACCAAGGTGGTTCAGTTGACCAATGACTTGAAGCCAAGTGTGCCAA GCGAAGCGGATAGGATAAGGAAACGAAACGGAAGGGTGTTGGCTTTGGAGTCGGAACCTCACATTCTAAGAGTTTGGCTTCCAACTGAAAACCGGCCAGGCTTAGCCATGTCGCGGGCTTTTGGTGATTTCCTCCTTAAAAGCTACGGTGTCATTGCGACTCCACAAGTCTCTACGCATCAAATCACTCCCCGCGACCAGTTTCTACTCCTTGCTTCAGACGGG GTGTGGGATGTACTTAGTAACGAAGAAGTAGCTACGGTGGTGATGAAGTCGGGAAGTGAGGCAGGAGCGGCCAACGCGGTGGCAGAGGCGGCTACGAATGCGTGGATCCAGAAATATCCAACGGCTAATATTGATGATATCTCTGTCGTGTGCCTCCCTCTCAACACGAAGCATTGTCCTTAG